From Vitis vinifera cultivar Pinot Noir 40024 chromosome 5, ASM3070453v1, the proteins below share one genomic window:
- the LOC100264848 gene encoding acyl-CoA-binding domain-containing protein 6, with amino-acid sequence MFGFSRRRMKLGRLKVQLADSAQGTRSPIKQSKRTSNTNNGESGGRASGQSDELNCQYSSDAPEANNTTTGKSENWMVLSIAGDKPTPRFNHAAAVIGNKMVVVGGESENGLLEDVQVLNFDRFTWSAPSSKIYLSPTSLPLKIPACKGHSLVSWGQKVLLVGGKTEPGSERVSVWAFDIETECWSLMEAKGDIPVARSGHTVVRASSVLILFGGEDSKRRKLNDLHMFDLKSLTWLPLHCTGTGPSPRSNHVAALYDDKILFIFGGGSKSRTLNDLYSLDFETMIWSRIKKKRGFPSPRAGCCGVLCGTKWYIAGGGSRKKRHAETLIYDVLKVEWSVIAGPTSSITTNKGFSLVLVQHKEKDFLVAFGGTKKEPSNEVEVLIKEKNEVSISRRSTLNKGSELFLSENRSSSAGLASQLSNGAPQHPVESVMRQNLASAIEQHGSGRKSLSESSLVDPNPAPGNVSLRKQFHNEEEYNTAVKTLRSLEDECYSSQASEHRMKLFDTGIHGSLAGCKINVDEIPSVLDSENSNAYNQGNGNLLVDNDDEVFPESHGKSVAFSAPSSIYQLYETKMAALIRKNGILEGQLTAALASREAVEKNLSSVLKNRQEMEKKLADTLKEMEMLKEKLAGVELAQEEANNLSNMVHSDNVRLEHDVAFLKAVLDDTQKELHSTRGVLAGERARAFQLQVEVFHLKQRLQSMENRAPTPRKPFHV; translated from the exons ATGTTTGGGTTCTCTCGGAGGCGGATGAAGCTGGGAAG ATTGAAAGTTCAGCTTGCAGACTCTGCTCAGGGAACTAGAAGTCCTATAAAACAGTCTAAGCGCACTAGCAATACAAATAAT GGAGAATCAGGTGGACGTGCTAGTGGTCAATCCGATGAACTCAACTGTCAGTATTCATCGGATGCGCCTGAGGCGAACAACACTACAACTGGGAAATCTGAGAATTGGATGGTGCTGTCAATTGCTGGGGATAAGCCTACGCCTCGGTTCAAT CATGCAGCAGCTGTAATTGGGAACAAGATGGTAGTGgttggtggtgaatctgaaaatGGATTATTAGAAGATGTACAG gTGCTTAATTTTGATAGATTTACCTGGAGCGCTCCTTCGTCAAAGATTTACTTGTCACCTACCAGTCTACCACTGAAGATCCCTGCATGCAAGGGTCATAGTCTG GTATCTTGGGGCCAGAAGGTTCTCTTAGTTGGAGGAAAAACTGAACCTGGGAGTGAAAGAGTTTCAG TGTGGGCATTTGACATAGAAACAGAGTGTTGGTCACTAATGGAAGCAAAGGGAGACATACCG GTTGCTCGCAGTGGTCACACTGTGGTCAGAGCAAGCTCTGTCTTAATCCTATTTGGGGGTGAAGATTCTAAAAGAAGGAAACTCAATGATCTACATATGTTTGATCTAAAGTCTTTGACATGGCTCCCTCTTCATTGCAC AGGAACGGGGCCCTCCCCAAGATCCAATCATGTGGCAGCTCTCTATGAtgataaaattctttttattttcggAGGAGGATCAAAATCTAGGACTCTGAATGACTTGTACTCTCTTGACTTTGAAACG ATGATATGGTCAAGAATTAAGAAGAAACGAGGATTTCCATCACCTAGAGCTGGTTGTTGTGGAGTTTTATGTGGAACTAAATGGTATATAGCAGGGGGTGGAAGCAGGAAAAAAC GACATGCAGAGACCTTGATCTATGATGTGTTAAAAGTGGAGTGGTCTGTTATTGCAGGACCAACTTCTTCTATTACCACCAACAAG GGATTCAGCCTAGTGCTTGTGCAGCACAAAGAAAAGGATTTCCTTGTTGCATTTGGGGGAACCAAAAAGGAGCCATCAAATGAG GTTGAAGTATTAATCAAGGAAAAGAATGAAGTATCCATAAGTCGGCGGTCTACCCTGAATAAAGGTTCAGAACTTTTTCTGTCTGAGAATCGTTCATCATCTGCAGGATTGGCTTCTCAACTCAGTAATGGTGCTCCCCAGCATCCAGTTGAATCTGTTATGAGGCAAAATCTAGCATCTGCGATTGAACAGCATGGCTCTGGTAGGAAATCTCTGTCAGAGTCCTCACTTGTTGATCCAAATCCTGCTCCTGGCAATGTTTCACTCCGCAAGCAATTTCATAATGAGGAAGAGTATAACACAGCTGTTAAGACATTAAGGAGTCTAGAAGATGAATGTTATTCTTCACAG GCAAGTGAACACAGAATGAAATTGTTTGATACTGGAATCCATGGTAGCCTTGCTGGATGTAAAATCAACGTGGACGAGATTCCTTCTGTATTGGACTCAGAAAACTCAAATGCATACAACCAAGGAAATGGGAACCTCCTAGTTGATAATGATGATGAAGTATTCCCAGAAAGTCATGGTAAATCAGTAGCATTTTCGGCACCATCAAGCATATATCAATTGTATGAAACAAAAATGGCTGCCCTAATAAGAaagaatggaattttagaaGGACAGTTAACAGCTGCATTGGCAAGCAGAGAAGCTGTGGAGAAAAATTTATCctctgttcttaaaaatagacaGGAAATGGAGAAAAAACTGGCTGACACATTGAAGGAAATGGAGATGCTGAAAGAGAAGTTGGCAGGTGTAGAGCTAGCACAAGAAGAGGCCAACAACCTGTCCAACATGGTCCACTCTGACAATGTAAGGCTTGAACATGATGTGGCTTTCCTTAAGGCGGTTTTAGATGATACCCAAAAG GAGCTTCATTCAACTAGAGGAGTGCTTGCAGGAGAGAGGGCAAGAGCATTCCAACTGCAG GTTGAAGTTTTCCATCTCAAACAAAGGTTGCAGTCCATGGAGAATCGAGCGCCAACTCCCAGGAAACCTTTCCACGTGTAG